From a single Gavia stellata isolate bGavSte3 chromosome 5, bGavSte3.hap2, whole genome shotgun sequence genomic region:
- the LOC132317113 gene encoding homeobox protein HMX1: MPDEATENAGSTSARVSSFFIEDLLGTEGTAGGGARRAAAGGGGRGGPRCGPRSPLRLGAPGCPLRDAAVGWYRRAHAAFLGCASPDTSDRDSPELPEEPAERAGGGGRAAARGPAGGRPGPGGREEEEERGEEPGEPEQRAAGRKKKTRTVFSRSQVFQLESTFDVKRYLSSSERAGLAASLHLTETQVKIWFQNRRNKWKRQLAADLEAANLSHAAQRIVRVPILYHENSPASALGFSLPHMSPPLVGFSSGVSYPLGTFPAASLPFLRSQMTGLV, translated from the exons ATGCCGGACGAAGCCACGGAAAACGCCGGCTCCACCTCCGCCCGCGTCTCGTCCTTCTTCATCGAGGACCTGCTGGGCACCGAGGGCacggcgggcggcggggcgcggcgggcggcggcgggcggcggcggccgcgggggtCCGCGCTGCGGGCCGCGCTCTCCGCTGCGCCTCGgcgccccgggctgcccccTCCGCGACGCCGCCGTCGGCTGGTACCGCCGAGCGCACGCCGCTTTCCTGGGCTGCGCCAGCCCCGACA CCAGCGACCGGGACTCGCCCGAGCTGCCCGAGGAGCCggcggagcgggcgggcggcggcgggcgggcggcggcgcggggcccggcgggcgggcggccggggccgggcggccgcgaggaggaggaggagcgcGGCGAGGAGCCGGGAGAGCCGGAGCAACGCGCCGCCGGCCGCAAGAAGAAGACGCGCACGGTGTTCAGCCGCAGCCAGGTCTTCCAGCTGGAGTCCACCTTCGACGTGAAGCGCTACCTGAGCAGCTCGGAGCGGGCCGGGCTGGCCGCCTCGCTGCACCTCACCGAGACCCAGGTGAAGATCTGGTTCCAGAACCGCCGCAACAAGTGGAAGCGGCAGCTGGCCGCCGACCTGGAGGCGGCCAACCTCTCCCACGCCGCCCAAAGGATAGTGCGGGTCCCCATTTTGTACCACGAGAACTCGCCGGCCAGCGCCTTGGGCTTCAGCCTGCCCCACATGTCGCCCCCCTTGGTGGGCTTCTCCAGCGGCGTCAGCTACCCCCTGGGCACCTTCCCCGCCGCCTCGCTCCCTTTCCTACGGTCGCAGATGACAGGACTCGTCTGA